The Patagioenas fasciata isolate bPatFas1 chromosome 21, bPatFas1.hap1, whole genome shotgun sequence genomic sequence TGCTACTGTCTGTACAGACTCCTCGTGTCTGCTCAGGGCTCGTCCTTGCAGTTAGCACAGCAAGGGAAGTTCTGTTCCAAACCGTCCCCGCGCCCTGTCCACTCCTCTGGTGCAATACCGCGTgttgttccctgtcctcctttcTCCAGAAATACTCATTTGCATTAAGGCTCAAAAAGTATGTGTATGACTTCTGTGCATTGTTGTTTTGTAGCTACAAGACCTTCTGGTGCTCAGATTCATGCAGTACAATCCTCAGCTTGCGGAGTTTGCAATGCAGCGTGTCATCGTGTTGCAATGCACCCTCAAGCTGTTTGCCTGCAAGCAGGTGCTGCTTATTCCTCTAATCCAGCGCTCGTGTCCCCCCCACTTACACAGCAAATGAACCTGGTCACAGCGGTTAGAGTTTTGTTCGCTTGGCCGCGGTAGCAGAACCCTTAGGAGTGGGATAGTTTCTCCCAGTGAACACCATTGAAATACCAAACCCATCCATGTCCAGACAAGTATTTCTCTTTTACAAAAGGTCGCTCCTCCACACCTGCCTCACGAAAGAGTCTGCAATTTAATGGGATTGAAGGAAGCAGATGTACAAGGGATCCTGAGAATTACCCAGCACCTCTGCCTGACCCCAGAGAATCTGCACACTGGTGGCAAAGTTCTCTACTGCTCTCTAATGGGAGGGAGGTCTCAAAATGCACAGGCGATATACACGTGGCAACAAAAACTTAGATTTTTCCCGTGTCAACCATACACCTTCTACTCCACATTCACACTTCATATTCCAGTTCTGTTCTCTCATTTCTGGATTGTTTTGGCATTCTGTGCTTCATCCTTTGTCATTTGTCAGTAACTCCTTGAGTGCAATGGTAGCGTATTCCACATGTTCATCTTCGGGTTTCCTGTGGGCCTGACTTGGTTGAACATTGCAATAGAGAGGATCCTCAGGGCTGAGTCGGGATTCAAAGTTCAGGGTAACATATTTTAGGTCTTTGCTGTCATCCTGAGGACTTTCCATTCTGTCCGTGCTGTCAAGCTgtgaaaagaaagggaagatgCTTGGCAGCCTGATTCAGTGCCAGGCCACTGCTCTTGTCAGAAGAACAAGCGTTTCCCAGGAGGACAGGAGAAGCCATGTGGAAACTACCTTCAGTCGGGACAGAGGGGGAGAACAGAAAGTTCTCTCCTTCCTCACCTCTCCTTGATGCAGGTTACAACCTCGTCGTCTAACCTTGGATTCTAATTTTTGAGTAATTTCTGAGATTACCAGAATATGTTCCACTGTGGTTTGTTCCTATTGGAGTTTCCTTACATTAATCACGCACACCCCTCCACCCAGGACCTTTCCTCTCACCAGTGACATTAAAACCATGTCCCCTCCTGCTCACAACCAGAAGTGAGCAGCAAGGCCCTGATCCCATGGGTCAGCAGGCTTCTCACAGACTATTGCTGAAGATTCAGGTACCGTATGGGAAATCTGTCATTTTCCTTACCTGTGCTATGTCCTCTGGATTGTCATAGATGTCCTCTGGCTTGTCATAGATGTCCTCGGCTTGTCTGGTACCTTTGGAATGAGCCAAAACCAGAGGTGTTAGAAGTGCAGAAGTCCATGAGATGCCTGGGCATTGCCTGTGCTTGGGGAATTTTGGGGAAGGCTGTGGGACTGCCCAGTGATAGAAGCGATGGGTGTGCCAGTGGGACCCATCTACCCTCCATCTGGTGAACACGctgcttttgctttatttctaCTCTAACATGTTAGGAGGTGTCCTGTGCAGAGTCTGGGGGAACGTGGGTTTGACTCATTGTGAGAGGAGACCCCAGCGAGGAGCCTGCGGGAGGCTTCCCACCCTGAGCCGGGAATAAGCTGTCCCGGAATGGAGAGGTGATGGCCAGAGGAGGCCCCTCCAGCACAGACCAGAACACGAGATGTCACCAGCCTCCACATACCTTTTCTCTTGAGCTGCTTGTGCCGCCTGACCCACAGCGTTATGGAGCCGATGAGCACCAGGAGGAACAGGACGCTCAGGACACCAGCGAGCAGGACGAAGGAGTTTGCATTGGAGCTGCAGCCCGGAGAGCACAGGAGATACCAGCGTTAGATGGTAGCACAGCACTGACCCCTTACCAAACAGTGACCCAAAAAGGGGACAGGAATAGCTTTATGCACTTGGAAGGAGGCTCcggtgctcctgcagctgtgctaTCTTGATTTTTCTACCTGACTGCACCTTCTGAGCTTTTCCTAAACTACTCTTCAGGCTTTTAAAACAAGCTGCTGTTCAGAGCTCAGAGCACAATTCTCTGGAGTAGGTACTgcctttttctcctgtgtttcgCTGCACCTGGTGCACTGGGAGCTGGTGTGTGATTGTACTCTGTGCTGTAGTGTTCACAACAGCAGATGTCCAAAGGGGAAGAAAATCCTGTACGTTTTACAGTTTGAGCAGAAGCTGGAAGGGGAGAGGCCACCTTTGTAAGGACCTGTCAGGTCTcattcctctgtgagcagggattAGATCAAAATGCCCAGGCGCTGCCTACCCCAGGAGGACAGGCAAACTGTGGACAAGCCATTAGTAGTTCATAGCTTGTCTGCACTCAAGCTCTGAGACTTTCTCTAGGCCTTACCTTGGTTCTGGGCTGTTGCCAGCAGGGGTAGTTTGAGTGGTGCCTGCAGAACCAGACAAAGTTGTTTCAGCCGATACAGCAATCATGAGCACGATGAGAAGAATAATCATTACTGGGTGGGTTGAATGTACCAGCTAAACTTCCCTGCCAGTGCTGCATAGATGTAAATGCAGTCCTGCTGTGACACCCGGCACAAATAAGCAACCCAGGTCAGTACTCACCTTCAGAGATATTGAGCGTAACCTCCACCATTCGGGAAAGATCAGGGTATTCATAAAGCGCACACCAGTACACGCCGGAGTCCTTTATCTGCAGCTCCTCCATGGTGATGGTGACAACCCCCGAGCTGGTATCGTCCTGGATGGTGACTCTGCCTTGCTGAGGTGGGCTGAGGTACCCTGAGGGCCACCACTCTGTGTTGACCAGTACGTTACAGCGGTTTCCAGCGCTCTGTTTGCACCAGGCTTTGGTCACAGCCCTGTAGTCTGTGATGCTGTACGTACACTGGACAGTGACATTGCCCGACTCCTTGGCTGTGTATCGGCGCGTCTCTGGAAAACACAGGCATGTGTGCTGAGGTCCCAAAGCCGGCACAGTGGCAGCCCCTCCCCATGGCTGGAATGCACGCTGTGGGCTGAATGCTGCCTGGGTGGCCTTCTGCCTCCAGCCATGAAGAGCAgaaggggacagacagggggacagggctGTCAGCTGTGCGGTGGCAGCGCTGGGCTCCCCACCGAGCGCTCCTGTTCCGCAGGACAGGAGGGAGAACAAGCAGGGGAGGTGGGGCTCAAATCTGCCAACATGGGCACTTGGCTGCCAGTGGATACTCACTCTTGGACACAGAGAGCTTGACCTCCAGTATTGGGATGAGATGAGTGATAGTGTAGAGCGcgcaccagtacacaccagtgtcCTGGGCCCGCAGCTTCTGCATGGTGATGGTGACAGTCCTTTTCCTGGTGTCATCCTGGATCAAGACTCTGCCTTGCTGGGctttcctgtgattctgtgttgaaGGACCATCTGTCCTCCCCAAGATGTTACACTCAGTCTGATCTAGCCGACACCAGGCTTTTATATCTGTGGTATACACCGGAGTGCCACCCACCGTGGTGCTGTACGGGCACTGTACAGAGAGACTGTCCAGTTCGCACTTGTGcaactctgcaaaacagcaaacgTGTCCCTGACCTGTGAGCAGTGGGCACACGGGCGTCTGCCCCCGGCCTGAGCCGAGCTCTGCCCTGGGCATCTCGCTCACGGCTGGTCCGTCAGCCAGGGCAGGACCAGAGGGAGCCAGGAGCAGCAGCCGGCTCCCTCACCCCGTGCTGTGTGTGTGGGGCAGGCGGCgagtgggggtggggagggggctgggggccaGAAGGAGCTGCTCAGCAGTGGGGGGGATGGAGCAGGGGCAGGAATGATGTTGCTTTGTGACAAGACCTGCATTGGAGTGGGGAAAAAGGTACTCACCCTTGAAAACGATCAGTGAGATTGTCTTTAGTAGGACATATTCATAACGGTTGGTGTAGTAGGCACAGCTGTATGTGCCGGAGTCCTTTACCTGGAGGTTGGTTATGGTGATGGTCACGATCCTCTTTGTGCTGTTGTCCTCTATCATAACTTTCCCCCTTGTGGCTCGCTTTGTGGTTGCATTTTGTGTTGAGTAGGTTGTGTCTACTAAGAGCTCGCATTGCCCATCTCTCCAGCGGCACCAGGCTTTTGTCCGCTGGTAGTTCACCTGTGCTGTGTAAGGACACTGGAAGTACAGATTGCTTCCTTCTGGTTGTCTCTCCTCTGAAAGTGGTGTTTGGGCTTGGAGACCTGTGAATATCAATTGTGATGTGGGAGAGGGGAGCTGATTGTGGGCTGTCCACAGCCTCCCGACAGATACAGGCGAACTCTGCGTCCAGCCCTCCTCTGTGAGCACTTGCGGCTGGATGAACTCTGAAAACCAAGATCCATTTCTGCTGCTAAATTCACCTGCTTGGAAATGGGAAGGTTGATTTCTGGAGGGCAGTGTAGAgatttgcactgggaccacaatTGTGATTTAAAACCCAGTATCTTTGTTTTAAAACCCACGGACATGTGTGTCCTTGAGGTGTCGGACCTTCAAGTCTAAATGGAGCCACGGTGGGAACCGCGgctgccccttccctccccatGGCAGCCGCCAGCTGCCCAGCTGGGAGCGCAGCCGGTGCCGATGGCGGCTGCGGAGCTCCGCGGCAGTGGGGAAGGCTCCCTCGGGCGCCGGCTGCGTGCCCAGCCCTTCTCCTACCTGGGAAGTAGAGCGACAGCAGGAGGAGCGCTCGCAGCTCCATGGCCATCCTCAGGCCCAGGGAACGGGCATTGCCGGGGGCTGCCCGACGTGCGCTGTTGAAGAGCGAGCCCTCCCGCATCGCAGTGACGCCGCTGGAGGAAGTGGCTGAGCTCTTGCCATCCCACGGAAATCCTTCCCCATGTTTTGCAACAAAACTGATGTTGAGATGATGTGAGGGTGCATTTGGGGAAGTGACTGAGAGCAGAGCTCGGCTCATCTTGATGGCAAAGGCCCTTTGCTTCTCTCACGTGGCCGCTGGCCACTCTGCCCTCTGTTACCACCCTCACAGAAGAGCTGGGAGAAACTCGTCAGTGTTCACAGCTGAGCAGCTTCAGTCAATTATCAAACGAGTTAGGATAAAACCTTTGGTAGGGAGAAATCATTCCCCTTTTTCAGATTTGTGGAAGAATCTAGCAAGTTGAGAGTTGCTGAGTGAGTTCTTAGTTTGCTTTATCTCAGGTCttggttttggggaaaaaaaagaaagcctctTGCATAAATATTGGAAAGAACATCAAGTTGAGCTAAGTCTTAAAATACtttatcatttttttccccaggaatggggaaaaaagagaCTAATGTAACAATTTTCAATAGCTTCTTGTTTGAATTCTTGGTTTGAGGAGGGTGTGATCCAGTAATAAGGTAAAAAGTACGGGGGGAGTCTGGGGAATGTACCTTCCTGCCTCGCTCCGCCAGAGCAGCGCAGAGAGACTGTGCTGACACCCTGGCTGCAAATAACTTCCAATTATATGACTAAGCAGCTTATTAACAATACATTCTAGCTAATCATTTTGTACTAGATATCTTCGCATTGTCTTGTCCCCAAATCCCTCTCTCATCAGGCACTTGATGCTTGGTAACAAGAAGCGGGAATGCACTCGTTCTCTTATGAGCAAATCCCGAGAGTCTGCAATTCGTTTGGTTTCTGCAACTGGTTGCCTACAAGCTGCGCCAAGGTCTGTGCTGCCTCACAGCGCCTCATGCTTTCCCATGGCAGCTGCGTTTGCCGTGTCCGTTGGAGGCCCCGTCTTTGAGCAGAGAAGCTCTTTGGGTAGGACAGGGTGTCTGTCCAGGACCCCGCATGTTGGTCACTAAGGAGCGTCTCTGAAAGAGGATCAATGTGGTTTTTAATTGTAGTATCACAGAAAATAAGATGAATGTTATCTCAGGAGGTTACTTAATCTAGCCCGGTGACAAATGATATGATCGGCTCTTTTGATGCAATTTCTAATTTTAATCTCTGTTTAACTAGTTTAGCTTGCAGCATTCTCCTGGTGACTTGTTCCATCCTGCACCATCCTTGCTCGGAAGCTTCTCCTAACATCTGTCCCTCCCTGTGATTTAAGTGCCTTGCTCCCTTTTATATCCACTGCAAACTCGGAGAACAGATTATTCCCTTTCTCTTGCTCTGTGTGCAGAGACACCTGCCGTCCTTCCCTTAGTCTTT encodes the following:
- the TREM1 gene encoding triggering receptor expressed on myeloid cells 1; translation: MREGSLFNSARRAAPGNARSLGLRMAMELRALLLLSLYFPGLQAQTPLSEERQPEGSNLYFQCPYTAQVNYQRTKAWCRWRDGQCELLVDTTYSTQNATTKRATRGKVMIEDNSTKRIVTITITNLQVKDSGTYSCAYYTNRYEYVLLKTISLIVFKELHKCELDSLSVQCPYSTTVGGTPVYTTDIKAWCRLDQTECNILGRTDGPSTQNHRKAQQGRVLIQDDTRKRTVTITMQKLRAQDTGVYWCALYTITHLIPILEVKLSVSKKTRRYTAKESGNVTVQCTYSITDYRAVTKAWCKQSAGNRCNVLVNTEWWPSGYLSPPQQGRVTIQDDTSSGVVTITMEELQIKDSGVYWCALYEYPDLSRMVEVTLNISEGTTQTTPAGNSPEPSSNANSFVLLAGVLSVLFLLVLIGSITLWVRRHKQLKRKGTRQAEDIYDKPEDIYDNPEDIAQLDSTDRMESPQDDSKDLKYVTLNFESRLSPEDPLYCNVQPSQAHRKPEDEHVEYATIALKELLTNDKG